From one Streptomyces sp. NBC_01478 genomic stretch:
- a CDS encoding aminoglycoside phosphotransferase family protein encodes MSSAAPPRDRMWRELLPPGRRYVTLPSRRHPIVVAEDRTAVLSYVRESLLAVPPPLPGWLYPAARAALTVPAVRRCVPRLTVPAPDSDAEPSGTARSTVRRLLSASGSLLLLDHSHDPDARLILLVFPPGGELPTLAVKVPALPEAAAGVVREADRLQALAALPLGEARPAVPTVVGLLRHRGLPALATTALPGMPMLVAYHRPRHHTRPAPVQADFAAAAVWLAALQSATTGETEPLDLAPRVAEVLDGQLSGAPSAERALEELHALRRRLRRYAVPQTAVHGDFWPGNVLVRGGRVSGVVDWEHARTAGNPLADPARFVVAYCEYLDRRTRPGHRVPGHPGLVAGRPGAALAYALDGTGWYPRLVRGFLGAPLRRLGLPAACGRDAVLAELAAVAAEATDPGFAHAQLRAFTRLASKEETSWPQ; translated from the coding sequence ATGAGCAGCGCGGCGCCGCCACGGGACCGGATGTGGCGCGAACTGCTGCCCCCCGGGCGGCGGTACGTGACGCTGCCGTCGCGACGGCACCCGATCGTGGTGGCCGAGGACCGGACGGCGGTGCTGTCCTACGTGCGCGAGTCGCTGCTCGCCGTGCCCCCGCCACTCCCGGGGTGGCTCTACCCCGCCGCCCGGGCGGCACTGACGGTTCCGGCGGTGCGGCGCTGCGTGCCGCGGCTGACCGTTCCCGCTCCGGACAGCGATGCCGAACCATCCGGTACCGCGCGGAGCACGGTCCGCCGCCTGCTCTCCGCGAGCGGGTCGCTGCTGCTGCTGGACCACAGCCACGATCCGGACGCCCGTCTCATCCTGTTGGTCTTCCCGCCCGGTGGGGAACTGCCCACCCTGGCCGTGAAGGTTCCGGCCCTGCCCGAAGCGGCGGCGGGCGTCGTCCGGGAGGCCGACCGGCTGCAGGCCCTGGCGGCGCTGCCGCTGGGCGAAGCCCGTCCTGCCGTGCCGACCGTCGTGGGCCTGCTGCGGCACCGGGGCCTGCCGGCGCTGGCGACGACCGCCCTTCCGGGAATGCCGATGCTGGTCGCGTATCACCGTCCACGACACCACACACGTCCCGCGCCGGTGCAGGCGGACTTCGCCGCGGCGGCGGTCTGGCTGGCCGCGCTGCAGTCGGCCACGACCGGCGAGACCGAGCCGCTCGACCTCGCGCCACGCGTCGCCGAGGTCCTGGACGGGCAGCTGAGCGGCGCTCCGAGCGCGGAGCGCGCCCTTGAGGAACTGCACGCGCTGCGCCGCCGGCTGCGACGGTACGCAGTTCCCCAAACCGCCGTGCACGGCGACTTCTGGCCCGGGAACGTCCTGGTGCGGGGCGGCCGGGTCTCCGGTGTCGTCGACTGGGAGCACGCACGAACAGCCGGCAACCCCCTGGCCGATCCTGCCCGGTTCGTCGTCGCCTACTGCGAATACCTCGACCGGCGCACCAGGCCCGGCCACCGGGTCCCCGGCCACCCGGGACTGGTCGCCGGGAGACCCGGGGCGGCCCTGGCCTACGCGCTGGACGGCACGGGGTGGTATCCGCGCCTGGTACGCGGCTTCCTCGGTGCGCCGCTGCGACGGCTCGGGCTGCCCGCCGCATGCGGGCGGGACGCCGTGCTCGCGGAGCTGGCCGCGGTGGCCGCCGAGGCCACGGATCCGGGATTCGCCCACGCACAGCTCCGGGCGTTCACCCGCCTGGCCTCGAAGGAGGAGACGTCATGGCCACAGTGA
- a CDS encoding RtcB family protein, which translates to MRVDIISGQHRDPATGSRADLTVFDSTEAPADPALLARVRGGTGTADLAAPPVVLPDFSHKGKSEMPSSIAVATRGAIRPTLTDAALNCGMALAVLDVPRPSATAVEEFYRRVRQRYPDPPRWKFELSRAEVLRAAVEGARFAAERFAVDTADIERIEEFGQLPVEEYGGARRARRELPWLCVQLARLRFGSIGPSTHFLELQEVEEVLERDIADRLGVHQGQVTLQFHNGGGVLTGQIGEMYARRQAASRLLRAEMAVQKPLSHLLTAGSPAEARQRYAAYFRHGCPSVPIEGDEGRRVLLAQRLAMNYGFAYRLATYASLRIFARAAFGAGLRLVVDSPHNSVYEELVGGEPAFVHRHNATRAWTPQMMAGHPAFAHTGQPLLVPGTNRTSSFLCVPAPQADRSLYTACHGTGSIISAFERSGRSGPDPQRRHTTRFTYDRAAPRDVPQLDDAGVDAAVAILSGNGLVRPVARLRPFAVLS; encoded by the coding sequence GTGCGCGTCGACATCATCAGCGGACAGCACCGCGACCCGGCCACCGGGTCCCGGGCCGACCTCACCGTGTTCGACAGTACCGAGGCACCGGCCGATCCGGCGCTGCTCGCCCGGGTCCGCGGGGGCACCGGGACGGCGGACCTGGCCGCGCCGCCGGTCGTGCTGCCGGACTTCAGCCACAAGGGCAAGTCGGAGATGCCGTCGAGCATCGCGGTGGCCACCCGGGGAGCGATCCGGCCCACCCTCACCGACGCCGCCCTGAACTGCGGCATGGCGCTCGCCGTGCTGGATGTGCCCCGGCCCTCCGCGACCGCCGTCGAGGAGTTCTACCGACGGGTCAGGCAGCGCTACCCCGACCCGCCACGGTGGAAGTTCGAGCTGTCCCGCGCCGAAGTGCTGCGGGCCGCCGTGGAAGGCGCCCGGTTCGCCGCCGAGCGGTTCGCCGTCGACACCGCGGACATCGAGCGGATCGAGGAGTTCGGGCAGCTCCCGGTCGAGGAGTACGGCGGAGCACGGCGCGCCCGCCGGGAACTGCCGTGGCTCTGTGTGCAGTTGGCCCGGCTGCGCTTCGGCAGCATCGGCCCCAGTACGCACTTCCTGGAGCTCCAGGAGGTCGAGGAGGTGCTGGAGCGGGACATCGCCGACCGCCTCGGCGTGCACCAGGGGCAGGTGACCCTGCAGTTCCACAACGGCGGTGGTGTGCTGACCGGCCAGATCGGCGAGATGTACGCACGTCGGCAGGCCGCCTCCCGGCTGCTGCGGGCGGAGATGGCCGTACAGAAGCCGCTGTCGCACCTGCTGACGGCGGGCAGCCCGGCCGAGGCACGGCAACGATACGCGGCGTACTTCCGGCACGGTTGTCCCTCCGTGCCGATCGAGGGCGACGAGGGCCGGCGGGTGCTGCTCGCCCAGCGGCTCGCCATGAACTACGGCTTCGCCTACCGCCTCGCCACCTACGCCTCACTGCGGATCTTCGCCCGCGCGGCCTTCGGGGCCGGACTGCGGCTCGTGGTGGACTCCCCGCACAACTCCGTCTACGAGGAACTCGTCGGCGGCGAGCCGGCATTCGTGCACCGGCACAACGCAACCCGCGCCTGGACGCCGCAGATGATGGCGGGTCACCCCGCCTTCGCGCACACCGGCCAGCCGCTCCTGGTGCCCGGCACCAACCGCACCTCGTCGTTCCTGTGCGTCCCGGCACCGCAGGCGGACCGCAGCCTCTACACCGCCTGTCACGGAACCGGCAGCATCATCAGCGCGTTCGAGCGCAGCGGCCGCAGCGGACCGGACCCCCAACGCCGGCACACCACGCGCTTCACCTACGACCGGGCCGCGCCACGCGACGTACCCCAACTGGACGACGCCGGGGTCGACGCGGCAGTCGCCATCCTCTCGGGCAACGGCCTGGTCCGGCCGGTCGCCAGACTGAGACCGTTCGCGGTGCTGTCATGA
- a CDS encoding glycosyltransferase: protein MTRLHVGTVVTRFEAGAGIVALRGAQALDPAAYRTTLITGRGDRLLDLAAESGFEVILEPALRSPITPGDDLRALRRLTALCAQCGFDVVHTHSAKAGALGRLAAHRTGVPRIVHTFHGLPYHEFQSAVRRGAYIRIERRVGRFTDVALCVGTAVAVEVVRRGLVAPERVRTIGVPVDHDTPTRTPATRARAREALGLTGAGPVVGAVGRLAYQKSPETFVHALAALHRPGLTGVWVGSGELAGRVQELAVRERARVVFVGERSDVPDLLPAFDVFALPSRYEGLPVAVVEAMVSGIPVVATAVNSVPDVVVPGRTGLLVPPERPDLLALAIGHLLDHPREAARMAAEAYMRIGDGFNSKALGEELTAAYAPSRSSRL, encoded by the coding sequence ATGACCAGACTGCACGTGGGCACCGTGGTCACCCGGTTCGAGGCCGGAGCCGGAATCGTCGCGCTGCGCGGGGCACAGGCCCTGGACCCGGCCGCGTACCGCACGACGCTCATCACCGGCCGTGGCGACCGGCTGCTCGACCTCGCCGCCGAGTCCGGCTTCGAGGTGATCCTCGAGCCCGCGCTGCGCTCGCCGATCACGCCCGGCGACGACCTGCGGGCGCTGCGGCGGCTGACCGCCCTCTGCGCGCAGTGCGGATTCGACGTCGTGCACACCCACAGCGCCAAGGCCGGCGCGCTGGGGCGGCTGGCGGCGCACCGGACCGGGGTGCCCCGTATCGTCCACACGTTCCACGGGCTGCCCTACCACGAGTTCCAGTCCGCCGTGCGGCGCGGAGCGTACATCCGGATCGAGCGGCGGGTCGGGCGCTTCACCGACGTGGCGCTGTGTGTGGGCACGGCCGTGGCGGTCGAGGTGGTGCGCCGTGGTCTGGTGGCCCCGGAGCGCGTCCGCACCATCGGCGTTCCGGTGGACCACGACACGCCGACCAGGACGCCGGCCACCCGGGCGCGGGCCCGCGAGGCGCTCGGCCTCACCGGCGCGGGCCCGGTGGTGGGGGCCGTCGGACGGCTCGCCTATCAGAAGTCGCCCGAAACCTTCGTCCACGCGCTGGCCGCACTGCACCGGCCCGGCCTCACCGGTGTGTGGGTGGGCAGTGGCGAACTGGCCGGGCGGGTACAGGAGTTGGCCGTACGCGAGCGCGCGCGGGTGGTGTTCGTCGGAGAGCGCTCCGACGTCCCGGACCTGCTGCCGGCCTTCGACGTGTTCGCCCTTCCGAGCCGTTACGAGGGGCTACCGGTCGCCGTCGTCGAGGCGATGGTGAGCGGGATTCCCGTCGTGGCCACGGCCGTGAACTCGGTGCCGGACGTCGTGGTGCCGGGCCGTACGGGGCTGCTCGTACCGCCGGAGCGGCCCGATCTGCTCGCCCTGGCGATCGGGCATCTGCTGGATCACCCGCGGGAAGCCGCCCGGATGGCCGCGGAGGCCTACATGCGGATCGGCGACGGCTTCAACAGCAAGGCGCTGGGCGAAGAGTTGACCGCCGCCTACGCCCCATCGCGGTCGTCACGTCTCTGA